In Chrysoperla carnea chromosome 2, inChrCarn1.1, whole genome shotgun sequence, the following proteins share a genomic window:
- the LOC123293245 gene encoding protein artichoke-like — MKALFYLTIFLTINCFSAIEQPKCKFDPYLFHCRNVNASEWVENIEAAESGLLVCTECDINTLPIQQLKLSTRQYLRKIKLHNISNVIQLDEKTFNDCTKLEDIVLMDVTIEELKPEYLKPLRDLEELELINVRTKYKNSESFKYIPHLEELKITESPMETVNFELLQHLVELEKLNLNSNKIKEIAPNAFQNNRDLEKIYLYNNLITALQQNIFDNLRKLKVLDLSNNPLIEFDFKHIVNMNLKLKNLYLFDIPCNSLDGKNLTGRKCAVDGNEIKSISAYNKMSSSFKHEVFGDKRKCDVLCYTAEHLNSLPESNEYKSVYNKGVVLLEKLD, encoded by the coding sequence atgaaagctttgttttatttaacaatttttctaacGATTAATTGTTTTTCGGCAATTGAACAaccaaaatgtaaatttgatccATATCTATTCCACTGTCGGAATGTGAATGCAAGCGAATGGGTTGAAAATATTGAAGCCGCCGAAAGTGGATTACTTGTATGTACAGAATGTGATATAAATACATTACCAATACAGCAACTGAAATTATCAACTCgtcaatatttaagaaaaataaaacttcataaCATTTCAAATGTTATTCAGCTGgatgaaaaaacttttaacgacTGTACTAAACTGGAAGATATTGTGTTAATGGATGTAACTATCGAAGAATTAAAACCAGAATATTTAAAACCATTGAGAGATTTGGAAGAATTAGAATTAATTAACGTTCGCACAAAATATAAGAATTCggaatcatttaaatatattccaCATTTAGAGGaattaaaaattactgaatCACCAATGGAAACAgtgaattttgaattattacagCATTTAGttgaattagaaaaattaaatttaaattcaaataaaattaaagaaattgcaCCAAATGCATTCCAAAATAATCGTGATctagagaaaatttatttatataataatttgataacagcgttacaacaaaatatttttgataatttacgtaaattgaaagttttggatttatcaaataatcctttaattgaatttgattttaagcATATAgttaatatgaatttaaaattgaagaatttaTACTTGTTTGATATACCATGCAATTCATTGGATGGAAAAAATTTGACTGGACGTAAATGTGCTGTTGACGGTAATGagataaaatcaatatcagCTTACAATAAAATGAGTTCTTCTTTTAAACATGAAGTATTCGGTGACAAGAGAAAATGTGATGTGTTGTGTTATACGGCAGAGCATTTAAATTCCTTGCCAGAAAGTAATGAATATAAATCAGTTTATAATAAAGGTGTTGTACTTCTTGAAAAACTTgattga